A stretch of DNA from Penaeus chinensis breed Huanghai No. 1 chromosome 1, ASM1920278v2, whole genome shotgun sequence:
GTTTAGGGTATGTTAAAGATTTACTGGTTTGTAGACTTTTAAATTTGAATGTTTTGCTGGCCATCGAGGAGAATGAATATTGGTCCATCTGCAGCGGGAAAATGAGTTTCTTGGTTGTACCGTTTGACACTTATtgaaataatgatggtcatgGCTGCACTTCGCAATTAGTAGTGGTATCAATTTCACTTTGTATCGTTGTTGATCGGCGTTTCCCACAAGGTTAGAGTCGAATTATGTTAATTGTCTTTATGGGGTAAAAGGTACTAAAAAGGAAATGCGTGAAATGAGATCCAGTCGTCAGCCTCTTCGCCAGATCGCATCGCTTGCTTGGTGAAGTTCGTGCATTCGTAGCTTAGGGTCGTCCGCGATTGGGGAGATAAGATCACTTATTAGAACATTTATGAGTGAATTATTAAGTGGCATTGCACAGATTGAAGCTTTTTTTTATACGTGGAAATTCGTGTACGTTTTGTATGTGCCACAAATAAACATCACATTCGCTGAGTCATAAGGATTTTGTTTTCAGCCAAGTAGCACCAAGTTTAAAGAATTGAAAGTGGGTTGTAGGAGGAATCAGTCATTACATTACATCCACCACATAATTCCTCTGTAGAGGTCGAGATATTTACTATCATCCTCCTCCAGAGCTAATAACCCAGCACTAATGGTACCCTCCGCCCCCAGTATAACACCCTGCAGCGCGTGGTGGGCGAGTGCCACCACAAGAACCAGTGCCGGATCCAGGTGTCCCCCGAGACCTTCAGCGAACACGACCCTTGCCCCGAGATCCGAAAGTACATCGAGGTCGCCTACAAGTGCCGCCCAGGTGAGTCGGGCTCTCGCGCCTCGTCGGGAACACCTGTTTGAGTGACGCCCATGGGGGTCTCAGCTGGTCATCCCCGCCAGAGGCGGTATTAGaaattatgtatttacatttttttaaacattgtatatttatttattattatacttggCTTATACTTGGTTTTGCCTTGTCATGGGTCACATCGGCAACGAAGCCAGAATCACCTCTAGAATCTAACTTTCAAAACTAACAAAATGTCCTTCACTCTTGCAGAAAGATTCATAAACAAAATCGTGTGCGAAGGAGGCGAACTCACTCTGAAATGCGGCAAGAACTCCCGGCTGGCGATCTACAGCGTGTTGTTCGGGCGAAGCAAAGAGGGCTCTTTCATGTGCCCCCAGCCGGCGGGCGTCCCGGAGGAAGgtcggttttgtgtgtgtgtgtgtgtgtgtgtgtgtgtgtgtgtgtgtgtgtgtgtgtgtgtgtgtgtgtgtgtgtgtgtgtgtgtatgtgtatgtgcgtgtgtgtgtttccattgtTAATGCGTGGGTATCCATTATTGAATGCACATATTCAATGTAAAACAATCCAGTTGTATGGGTATCGATAGCTCTCCGAAGCGATAAGTCATACATTCGCCTTTATTCACCGTGCCTCATCCTTCTAGACTGCCAGGCGAGCTTCGCGACGGAGATGGTGATGTCGCAGTGCCACGGCAAGAGGCAGTGCGAGCTCCACGCCAACTCGAGCACGTACGGGAAGCCCTGTTCGTCTGAATCGAAGATGTACATGAAGACTGTGTACACTTGTGGTAAGTTCACTTTACTGCTGTTCTTGAGGTAAAAGTTTATTGATTTGCAATTTCCCAAAGTCGGGCTTAAGGTCATCACTAACTCCTCTACAATCCCCTATAGTTCCACGGAAGATCCTGAAGGTGCCGTACCAGGAGGGCCTGCATCCCGACGAGCAGCCCGAGGAAATCCCGGACGAGGACAGCATGATGTCGCCGCCGGCCATGCCCCCCGCGCGGCGCCCCGACCCCCCGCCGCCGCAGTCCTCGACCTCCGACCCGCACGAAACGAAAGCGACGACCGTCTTCTACAATCCCACCGTCACGACCAAGCTTCCTGAGAAGAAGGGTGAGGAACAGGCGTTGTTTTCTAAAGGCGTCTAATGTGGAATCACTAGTTCTTATGTATCCGAACTGACGACCAACTGGTATcgctctgttattattactaagtaAAAATGCTGATTCCACTTTGGCCCCTTTGCGTAGTTGTGCTCAGGTACTGAAGGTTTGCTCAGTCCAAAGTCCTTTTAACCCAAACACGCGTCGCTGAAGAGCCTGTCCGTTGCAGGAGACAACGGCGTGAGAGACTACCCCCAGGACGGCGTCCCCCGGAGCCAGCCGGACCTCATCAACTGCACTGTGACCATCCTCTCCGGCTCCAAGAACCGGGAGATCGGCTTCCTCACGGAGTGGATGAGGGCGGTCGCCTTTATCAAAAGTACGGAAGCAAAGGATTTGGGAACTTACCTGAAACCTCTGCAGTTTGTGCCATTGTGGTTTCTAGTGTATAGAGTGCATTAAATTCatggcaatatatatttattaatttaaaaggCACTGTACTTTCCAGTGCGTTCTTTGATGATTTGAGCAAATGCAATAAGGTTCGTTTTAGGGTAATTTGAGaccttttttttcagaaaatttcGAGAAATTCATTTTGTACTTGATGGTTGGACTGTGTGTGGGTCTGTTGCTGTTCCTGTTTGTGGTCGTGGGTCGTCTCCTTTTGGAAAGACATCTGGCCAAGCGAGAAGCCAAAAATGTCAACGACCCGCTCACCTCTGTTTTTGCAACAGGTAATTACTTATCACAGAGTCTGAAGAACAAATGCATTACCGTCCGTAGATTTAGAGAATTGCCAGCACTAAGAGCGCATGAACACCTCCGACCAACCATTGCCGCGTCTTTGCAGATATCGACGACATCGACGGCGACCTGGACCGGTCAGCGCCCCACGGCTCGTACCTGTGCTTCTCGCCGTCGGCCCAGGAGCCCCAGCACGACGTGGTCCGCTACACCACCATAAGATCGGGCATCAGACAGCAGGACAGCGACACCAATCCGCGGAGCTTAAGCAGAACAAATAACAACCAGTTATTTTATAGTTAGTTGTCAATAGACAGCTTTTTGTAGCTTTACATTCTGTACAGTATAGTAAATCTTAAAGTTATTTATACAACACTGATGTATAGATAATTGTACATATTGCTAAAATATTGCTTTTCACAAGttatgttgtctttttttctttgctcagtgtgtttgtgtgtacttaatCCAAGCAAATTGTTCTGACaatataataaaaccaaaaatgtGTATTGTGCTAGTTCTGTGACTATGTAAATATGAAGAGCCCAGAGGAACAATTGGGTAACAGGGAGATACGGGGCTtcaaatatactgtgtatatgaaaGTGTGAGCTCACGAGACGGAAGTGTGTTCAGTGTCGGGCAAGCTCATGCATGATAGACGCTCGTAAATAACATACTAGCCAAATCAACGGTGTTAAATTGTGTTGATAATCGACGTGACGTTTGGAAAAAAAAGTAGTTTTGTAAATGAGATGCAAAAATTATAATGTTCAGAAACACCATACTGTGCTTGTATATTTCCTATCACGGCTAGgagttttaaatttaaaaaaaataataatttgtaagatattagtttttgatatatgtataatgcattaaACATTATGTGACTGCATTTTTTTGTCATAAAATACGAATTTGTTCCGGGTGGTCATTTCTGTATGTTGTAAAGAGCATTCTATTCAGTTGACTTGCTTGATGCAGAGGAAACTGTCTGGTTGGTACCAGAAGGCTGACGAAGGATAAAGCCAGTGATCGCAAGTCCTCctgaaatattttatttgtttcatacTGCAGGGATACTTTGCCAACAAATGCCTGGGCCACGGGAGGACAAGGTAGAGAGGTTCGTCTTAAATTCGGTTTTGCTTGAGTAATTTGTATGTgtctggagaaaaaaaagaattgtatTGTTAATTTGTAGAtgccacatttcacacacacatgtacacatcagTGATTCCCGAATGCACAATTACAAATAAtgttcagtgaaaaaaaaaatgtttaattgcATTCGGGAACATTCACAGTACAAGTGTACAAACATCCATCCACAGTTTAACACTATATGATGAATGTTTCCGCTTTATGTGCTGTACTGTACATTCGCAAACATATACTATTTGTGACTCAATATAGTTTTGTTTTAAATTGAATACCATGCATTAGAACCACACAGCATTGTACAGGAACACTAAAGGCAGTTAAATTTAAAGTACTGAAATGGAAGAacaaatgaacgagagagagagagagagagagagagagagagagagagagagagagagagagagagagagagagagagagagagagagagagagagagagagagagagagagaaagagagagagagagagagagagagagagaaagagaaagagaaagagagagagagagagagagagagagagagagagagtaggagaggaagagacggtaACCGATCAGCCTCTGGCCGTGGAGTCGAACACAGTGAGAAAGCTTGTTTTTTGTTCCCGAGGCGCTTTGCCTTGCTCTGGCTGTCTTACTCAGGACTGGTGTGTATTATGTGCAACAACTACTTGCAGCTCAGCAGGCAAATGTTTAGGTTTAAAGACGTGctactatatatatctgtcttgaAGTTTGCCTCTCAGagtctatatttttgtgtttgttcatatgtgAAGGCATCTGAGACCCATTTGCCATTTATGATTTGAACTATAGTTTGTACAGTGCTTTTTTAGTCCAAATATGTAATGTAAGCATTCTTAAATTTTGGTGATTTGTTTGTGAAATTTTGCCTTTTTGATAATAGTGACTCAAACACACAGCATTTTAAATTATAAATTGTAAGGCTAACATACATAGTGAAGAAAAAGTTTaagatttatttttcatatatttgatCAGAAATATGAAATGTGTTAAATAGATAATACTTTTCAAATAAGTATTAATTTAAGGGCTTTTTATATACAAAGTGAAGTGTTGGCTTTCAAACAGTTTCACAGATATTGTTTgaggcaaatataaaaaaattgagATCTGACTgtatagtattaatattgattaaGTATTTGAATGTCCAGTTACTATCATTTCTGTGAAAAGGTGAATTAGAATCGAAATGTACAATATTTTTGCCAAAGCCAAATGTATAGAGAATATTTGTTCTTTGTCAATAATCAAATATTGATTTAAAAAGAACTCTAAGACATTTCTAGAATTAACAAGAAAACTTCAGGTTGTATGTaatctctgtgtgtttctttttagaagtttttttctcttccatttaatTGCACCAAATCATTATGGTTATCTCCAAAAGTTTGTATAGAATATTTTGGACACagtttgaaagaaaaatattaaacaacCTATTTGTCAGTCGGTTCATGATTTTCtggtctttctatttatctgtctatttctccttgttgCTGTTATCTTCTCATTCCTTCACTTTTAAATCTTTTATATTTGCTTATTATTTGTCTTGTTACATGCCTTAAAACCACGagtctgcttaaaaaaaaaaacaaaaaaaaaacgatcttactccttttgtattttttgttacaaGTGTATAAAGAAGGCGCAGAAAATCCTCCCATTCTTATAGATGTTCCTCTCTATGTTAAACACGTAGCCAACCTGAAGAAATGTAAGTATGTCAAAACAATCTAGTCTAGGacatttaccccctccccctttgttcatgtgtacaaatgtaaatatattttatattacatttaatTTCAGGCTTCTACCACTGACATGTATGTAGCAAAGGGAGCATGCATTTGTTACAACTCTCAGTACTCAATACTCATATCGTTCACATATCCTGACCGCGGAGACGAACAAGTGTGGGACAGTCTGACGTACTGTGAGCGGAGAATGTGATCGGCTGATACGCTAGACACGGTTAATGAttgcttttaattttcattttgacTGGTGATTCAGTTAAGGAAGAGATTTGATGTTAAATAAAGGATTGGGTTATGATTATGGAAGTCATTTGGtgtataaccttttttttttcatattatttctatGCCAGTCTAAACGAACCCAAATTGTATgattaatacaatataataacaaagtttaaagcatttatatttgtatgtgtatgtatatgttcatatttatgtcATTTCACAAGTATAATTGTTATGgatgatacgtgtgtgtgtgtgtgtgtgtgtgtgtgtgtgtgtgtgtgtgtgtgtgtgtgtgtgtgtgtgtgtgtgtgtgtgtgtgtgtgtgtgtgtgtgtgtgcgcgtatacggttaccatttgtacatgtgtgtgagcgtgctgTCATCTGTATGTGTGAGTAGATCTATTTTGTATGTAGATGTGGATGTATGTCATTTCATGCATATGTGTTACTGTTTGCAtccacgtatatatgcatattaatacaaaatatacatatatccagttggccatttatatatatatatatatatataaatatatatatatatatatatgtgtgtatgtgcgtgtgcatgtatgtatgtttatttgtatgtatacatgtgtgtatttgtgtgtattatgtgtatatgcgtgtgtgtgtgtatgtgtgtgtgtgtgtgtgtgtgtgtgtgtgtgtgtgtgtgtgtgtatgtatgtatgtatgtatatgagtgtgtgtgtgtgtgtgtatgtgtatgtgtgtgtgtgtgtgtgtgtgtgtgtgtgtgtgtgtgtgtgtgtgtgtgtgtgtgtgtgtgtgtgtgtgtgtgtgtgtgtgtgtatgtgtgtgtgtgtgtgtgtgtgtgtgtgtgtgtgtgtgtgtgtgtatacatatatatgtgtgtatacatatatatgtgtatacatatatatgtgtgtatatgtatgtgtgtgtgtatatatatatatatatatatatatatatatatgtatgtatatatatatatatatacataaacatatatatatatatatatatatatatatatatatatatacatatgtatatatgtatatatacataagtatatatgtatatatatatatctatatatatatatatatatatatatatatatatatatttatatcatatatatatataaataaatatatatataaatatatatatatatataaataaatatatatatataaatatatagatatatatatatatataaatatatatatatatataaaagctctgTAGCACTGTTGATGAatttatgaattataatgatattagaataCTTCTATCACATTGGCTTCCGTTTTCAGACATAGGTAAGTGACCAAATGTAGGATCTGGTCATGTGTATACCTTGTTTTTTCTTCCGTCATGGTGCTAAGAGTATGTCTTTGTGGATACGTGTTTCCATGTATGTCAGTttatttgtattgtatattttACCCTCTTTCAAGCTTTATGGTGAAATTGAccagatatatattaattttctgtaCGTTTCACTGTCGTTTTAATTTGAGTTATTACTGTATTGAGTTACTGATGACCAGAAAGTCTTTTAATTcagagagaagggtgagataTGGGGTTCACTACCAGTATTTATGGAGCTTGTCTCAGCTATCAAGAATGTTTGATGCTAGTAATTGGTGCTGTATAGAAGTCTCTCCTGTGTTAATGTTCAAGATGTCAAGATAAAATAAAGTGTTCTCTCTGTTTTACAATTTTCTCATTATGTTCCTTTAATTTCTAACCTCTCGTTTGTTGGTCTCGTGCTCAATGtttgtgttatttgttattgtttgacTGGAAAATATTTTGTGAAAAAATAGGATGTACAACCAATTTTACTAGTacaccaaacacaaacataaaaacaggcaaatttacattttaaaaaaatcacaaatgatTGGTTATATTCCCCttattgtctgtgtgtctgtctgtcgttctgtctctgccattctcattctctctctctcatttcctctctctctctctctctctctctctctctctctctctctctctctctctctctctctctctctctctctctctctctctctctctctctctctctctatcggtatctctgtctttgtcggcctctctgtctctgtctgtctgtttgtctctgtcggtgtctctgtctctgtctgtctgtctctctctctctctctctctctctctctctttctctctctctctctctctctctctctctctctctctctctctctctctctctctctctctctctcttctctctctctctctctctctctttctctctctctctctagttctgaagtttttcactatatcactgtcattattatcactgtcatttgaCACACATGATTCTTTCGTATTTACACACGTTCACATTAACTCTAGCAGACCTTTATCCCTCTTGATGTAGTATCATTAACTGTTTGGTGCGATGTTTGAAGAAGCACAGAAATTCGTGGATGCCATGacgcagggaaagagagataactcTGCCATGCCCAAGAGCCACGAAGCCTGAATCTGTCGGAGGAGAACTGTCAGTCTCATGTAGGTGTTGTGCCTAAGGACGTTGATCTGACTTACGGACAGGAGTATTAGGTGTCAGACGAGCTACATGACGGGCAGCAGATGGTACACGCAACaaaactataaatacatataaacaggaTTTGGCAGACtgcttccatttcccccttccttcctttcttctttttgttactaACCGGCACtcatctctcgttttttttatttctatttcctttccattttagTTCAgacattctttatcattattgtttgcttCAGTTGCTGCTtttatagttaatggttaatggttaaaagcaaaataaatgtactagacatctaaggtcatgcagtactatagtaaatggtagtgaagagtggttgagttagtgattagttgtcaaagctgggcaaaaaaattgacgagtgaatgggttaaggtcgggtaaggtaatgtaaaggggttagatcaagtgaaggatatatatgcgtttgaggaaggaaaacaggttgtcaaagcagaaagtgtgagattatgtaaggatgtctgataggttgggaggtcggtgaaggaaAGCAGAtgtacgggctgcatcaaaacaggggcatgacaatagaatatgtggaactgaaagagggacattacatagggaacataggggtggatcggagtgtgacatcagataggaatgTGTTAGACGGGcgtggccaatgcgtaagtggGTGAGAGCCGTCGctcaacgtctgttccgatgaaatggagctgaccaggaggagattgatagttttacagcaTGTAATTTATTggtgcggagacttgaccagaaagattggtatcgattatacaagaaggtcttaaagtgtgggtaataatccgtggctgggatacgtcagagggggtatttgaaagtacgagttggggaGGTTACTGCAAAATCAGCACCGGAAGGGGATTTTGAGCCATCAGTATGAACataaatactggaggaatgaatggagacatggtcaaggaaatgtgTAAGAAGGACAGCAgtaggaatatttgattttggtggatcagggaaaacagaggaacaaatatgggggtaaggtataagccatggagggacagaatggacagagaacgggaggggtcggagatggggaaaaggggaatggaagaggagggtatccatgcgagtggagaaaggagtaggtaaacgtggagaagaagcaaaggtaggaagtaaggatcgtgggatagttagtttagttgagggaagttggtggaatcgagcataacatcggagagagagaagggtacggcgtcgagagagagcctgattcagtgtacaggctctcaactggagaggagcggaaggcacctagggctaagcaaagaccacagtgatggattgtatcaagatgggcaaggagagaagttgaggcagaggaatagatatggcatccataatcgagagtggagaggatcgaagtaacatgaagatgaaggagagttttgcgatctgagccccaggatatatgggatagggtttgtaagattcggagacggcagcgagctttttctttaatgtaaaggatatggtctcgccgggacagtttggagtaaaaaaaaatatcgcctaggaatttgccagaggaacggtgttggagtggagtgccatataagaagagtggaggttggggacctacgcgtgcgcgagagaaaaggatggagaaagatttggaggtagaaaagcggaagccatggtttgtggcccaggaagatactgatgatattgcatactgaaaaaaaatggaagagatttggtgtggatgtgccagaggcatagatggttaaatcatcaacatatagtgatgaccgggctcctggtggtagaactgagacaatgtcattaacagcaagaaggaataaagtggtactgagcacactgccttgtgggacgccttcgatttgaggaaagaaggacgatgtggcagaggcaattttgacctggaaagtgcgttgggagaagaaagactttataaagacactcatgtttccacgtatgcctagagaggacaattgttggagaatatggtaccgccatgtagtGTTATATGTTTTTTCAAagtcaaagaatatagctagtgcggattcatggcgtgcaaatgcagatgtaatatatgtctcaaaatgaacaagggggtcagctgtgcttcagacacggcggaaaccaaactgggaaggagagaggagattgtgagattcaagataccactttaagcggaagttaaccattcgctcaagtagtttgcacaagcagctagttagtgcgatggggcgatagtcttgcgggaggttacccgatttattgggtttcaggaaggggaggataagagcttctcgctaatttgaaggaaaaaatcctgatgtccatatgtggttgtaaattgttaataggatggataaggaggaagatgggagttgccggagcatacggtagtgaataccgtcagagccttcatgagtgttgcgacacgactgtaaggcagcactgagttcagaggaagaaaaaggagcattataggactcagcgaaGGATAGGGGTGAAGATAATATGGGTGCGTTCCCTGATGGTCCTAAtagaagagaagggtggagaaaggtgagaaccactacctggctgaaatagtcactcagttcattagcgacttgaaGAGGATCAGAGAAGAGGGTATCTCGAAtgtggaggacgggggctggatggggggggggggatgtttgtctgatagtttatggatccggcgctaaACATTTAAGATAGATGTAGATGATGTAATTG
This window harbors:
- the LOC125025749 gene encoding uncharacterized protein LOC125025749 isoform X3 encodes the protein MEVAAVIYFYIYILTGISAVAANQLALLAGTLRTLQRHACDGTALTLQCPVNTTIDVLYAKYGRPRQDTEQLDLCPPLPHHASPAPKHHCEYSSTVDYNTLQRVVGECHHKNQCRIQVSPETFSEHDPCPEIRKYIEVAYKCRPERFINKIVCEGGELTLKCGKNSRLAIYSVLFGRSKEGSFMCPQPAGVPEEDCQASFATEMVMSQCHGKRQCELHANSSTYGKPCSSESKMYMKTVYTCVPRKILKVPYQEGLHPDEQPEEIPDEDSMMSPPAMPPARRPDPPPPQSSTSDPHETKATTVFYNPTVTTKLPEKKGDNGVRDYPQDGVPRSQPDLINCTVTILSGSKNREIGFLTEWMRAVAFIKKNFEKFILYLMVGLCVGLLLFLFVVVGRLLLERHLAKREAKNVNDPLTSVFATDIDDIDGDLDRSAPHGSYLCFSPSAQEPQHDVVRYTTIRSGIRQQDSDTNPRSLSRTNNNQLFYS
- the LOC125025749 gene encoding uncharacterized protein LOC125025749 isoform X4 codes for the protein MEVAAVIYFYIYILTGISAVAANQLGTLRTLQRHACDGTALTLQCPVNTTIDVLYAKYGRPRQDTEQLDLCPPLPHHASPAPKHHCEYSSTVDYNTLQRVVGECHHKNQCRIQVSPETFSEHDPCPEIRKYIEVAYKCRPERFINKIVCEGGELTLKCGKNSRLAIYSVLFGRSKEGSFMCPQPAGVPEEDCQASFATEMVMSQCHGKRQCELHANSSTYGKPCSSESKMYMKTVYTCVPRKILKVPYQEGLHPDEQPEEIPDEDSMMSPPAMPPARRPDPPPPQSSTSDPHETKATTVFYNPTVTTKLPEKKGDNGVRDYPQDGVPRSQPDLINCTVTILSGSKNREIGFLTEWMRAVAFIKKNFEKFILYLMVGLCVGLLLFLFVVVGRLLLERHLAKREAKNVNDPLTSVFATDIDDIDGDLDRSAPHGSYLCFSPSAQEPQHDVVRYTTIRSGIRQQDSDTNPRSLSRTNNNQLFYS
- the LOC125025749 gene encoding uncharacterized protein LOC125025749 isoform X1; this encodes MWMSVTFLRAWAVWSWVMIHALAPYVTAQDILRDDPLALLAGTLRTLQRHACDGTALTLQCPVNTTIDVLYAKYGRPRQDTEQLDLCPPLPHHASPAPKHHCEYSSTVDYNTLQRVVGECHHKNQCRIQVSPETFSEHDPCPEIRKYIEVAYKCRPERFINKIVCEGGELTLKCGKNSRLAIYSVLFGRSKEGSFMCPQPAGVPEEDCQASFATEMVMSQCHGKRQCELHANSSTYGKPCSSESKMYMKTVYTCVPRKILKVPYQEGLHPDEQPEEIPDEDSMMSPPAMPPARRPDPPPPQSSTSDPHETKATTVFYNPTVTTKLPEKKGDNGVRDYPQDGVPRSQPDLINCTVTILSGSKNREIGFLTEWMRAVAFIKKNFEKFILYLMVGLCVGLLLFLFVVVGRLLLERHLAKREAKNVNDPLTSVFATDIDDIDGDLDRSAPHGSYLCFSPSAQEPQHDVVRYTTIRSGIRQQDSDTNPRSLSRTNNNQLFYS
- the LOC125025749 gene encoding uncharacterized protein LOC125025749 isoform X2; protein product: MWMSVTFLRAWAVWSWVMIHALAPYVTAQDILRDDPLGTLRTLQRHACDGTALTLQCPVNTTIDVLYAKYGRPRQDTEQLDLCPPLPHHASPAPKHHCEYSSTVDYNTLQRVVGECHHKNQCRIQVSPETFSEHDPCPEIRKYIEVAYKCRPERFINKIVCEGGELTLKCGKNSRLAIYSVLFGRSKEGSFMCPQPAGVPEEDCQASFATEMVMSQCHGKRQCELHANSSTYGKPCSSESKMYMKTVYTCVPRKILKVPYQEGLHPDEQPEEIPDEDSMMSPPAMPPARRPDPPPPQSSTSDPHETKATTVFYNPTVTTKLPEKKGDNGVRDYPQDGVPRSQPDLINCTVTILSGSKNREIGFLTEWMRAVAFIKKNFEKFILYLMVGLCVGLLLFLFVVVGRLLLERHLAKREAKNVNDPLTSVFATDIDDIDGDLDRSAPHGSYLCFSPSAQEPQHDVVRYTTIRSGIRQQDSDTNPRSLSRTNNNQLFYS